Proteins encoded within one genomic window of Aquarana catesbeiana isolate 2022-GZ linkage group LG03, ASM4218655v1, whole genome shotgun sequence:
- the LOC141134218 gene encoding olfactory receptor 11L1-like, protein MGINNMTVATVIHLLGFQIPENIRFLVFFLFLMIYCVTICGNLLIITLVSYGKALHSPMYFFLAQLAVSDILLATDVLPNTLHVAFVESTMIVSISDCIAQFYFFAATETLECLLLTVMSYDRYLAICKPLHYAMLMNHKVCWRITLISWTLGFVSEFIHTLTISKLQFCGSNIIDHFFCDLDPILQLSCSDTTTAQLEATALSVIFAIIPFFAIIVSYICIIVTILEIPSIVGRQKVFSTCSSHLTVVSIFYGTIVCVYLVPSRGQSLNISKFLSLLYTVVTPLLNPIIYSLRNKDLKKVAGEIIRKFLYLRLNNH, encoded by the coding sequence ATGGGTATAAACAATATGACTGTGGCCACTGTAATCCACCTCTTAGGGTTtcaaattccagaaaatataagATTTTTGGTCTTCTTCCTCTTTCTTATGATTTATTGTGTGACAATTTGTGGAAACCTCCTGATCATCACACTGGTGTCCTATGGCAAAGCCCTCCATtctcccatgtacttcttcctTGCACAGCTTGCTGTCTCAGATATCTTATTAGCAACTGATGTTCTTCCTAATACGCTGCACGTTGCTTTTGTTGAAAGTACTATGATAGTATCAATTTCTGATTGTATCGcccagttttatttttttgctgccacagaaacattggaatgtcttcttctGACAGTAATGTCTTACGACAGGTATTTGGCCATCTGCAAGCCATTGCATTATGCTATGTTAATGAATCACAAGGTTTGCTGGAGAATAACCCTTATATCCTGGACTTTGGGCTTTGTATCTGAGTTTATTCACACTTTAACCATATCCAAATTACAGTTTTGTGGCTCCAATATTATTGACCACTTTTTCTGTGATCTTGACCCGATTCTACAACTCTCCTGCTCTGATACCACCACTGCTCAACTAGAAGCTACAGCACTGAGCGTCATTTTTGCTATCATCCCATTCTTTGCCATCATTGTATCATATATTTGTATTATAGTCACTATTTTAGAAATCCCATCTATTGTTGGCAGACAGAAAGTTTTCTCAACGTGCAGTTCCCACCTGACTGTTGTGTCCATATTTTATGGCACTATTGTTTGTGTTTATTTGGTTCCTAGTAGGGGGCAGTCATTGAACATTTCTAAATTCCTGTCATTACTGTACACAGTGGTCACCCCACTACTGAATCCAATAATATACAGCCTGAGGAATAAAGACTTGAAAAAAGTTGCAGGAGAAATTATCAGAAAGTTTTTGTACTTACGTTTGAATAATCATTAA